A genomic segment from Amphiura filiformis chromosome 10, Afil_fr2py, whole genome shotgun sequence encodes:
- the LOC140163256 gene encoding uncharacterized protein, giving the protein MSGRGRGRGSRVKRGGKTRKASSPRTPSPPPSPPPGSDEEPTQQEGLQEMHSSSDQEDDPIPLVSTKKSSAKNRWSIKDPKSEIDLIEWYKDNTYLWLITDKDYMNHAKKSNALEDKAKELGVTAEHINAWWKSNRDTYTKLSKRKSGKELPDLPYKQKWILNNFAFLKQRPTTMKAPVVSISALVQQHPGDLEAVETDVAEECHSQIAASVSGRISKSRSEEADFQEALLRSLDESRGTIAGMMKSASTSEDDYLTQWGSTVVASMRRMSKKRGRAFRKDVNDLLHKYSPCTSEDDTFSPPRKTMPSNTAPCTL; this is encoded by the exons ATGTCTGGACGAGGACGGGGAAGGGGAAGCAGAGTGAAGAGAGGTGGCAAGACAAGAAAAGCCAGTTC GCCCAGAACTCCAAgtccccctccctcccctccccctggGTCAGATGAGGAGCCCACTCAACAAGAAGGCCTACAAGAAATGCATTCATCAAGTGACCAGGAAGATGACCCCATACCACTTGTGTCCACCAAGAAGTCTTCTGCGAAGAACAGGTGGAGTATCAAAGATCCCAAGTCTGAAATAGACCTAATAGAATGGTATAAAGACAACACGTACCTTTGGCTCATCACAGACAAGGATTATATGAACCACGCCAAGAAGAGCAACGCACTTGAGGACAAGGCCAAGGAGTTGGGGGTCACTG CTGAACATATTAATGCATGGTGGAAAAGCAATCGTGATACCTACACCAAACTCAGCAAGAGGAAAAGTGGTAAGGAGCTGCCTGATCTCCCATATAAACAGAAATGGATCCTTAACAATTTTGCTTTCCTCAAGCAGCGACCGACAACGATGAAGGCGCCAGTGGTCAGT ATTTCTGCCCTTGTACAGCAACACCCTGGTGATCTTGAAGCCGTTGAAACGGACGTTGCTGAGGAGTGCCATTCTCAGATTGCTGCTTCTGTATCCGGGCGTATATCCAAGTCCAGATCGGAGGAGGCCGATTTCCAGGAAGCACTTCTCAGGAGCCTTGACGAGAGCCGCGGAACCATCGCGGGCATGATGAAGTCAGCATCCACATCTGAAGATGACTATCTAACTCAATGGGGAAGTACCGTGGTCGCTTCGATGAGGAGGATGTCGAAGAAGAGGGGGAGGGCTTTCCGGAAGGATGTGAATGATCTTCTCCATAAATACAGCCCCTGCACCTCCGAGGATGATACTTTTTCTCCTCCGAGGAAGACTATGCCATCAAACACTGCCCCCTGTACCTTGTAA
- the LOC140163257 gene encoding LOW QUALITY PROTEIN: uncharacterized protein (The sequence of the model RefSeq protein was modified relative to this genomic sequence to represent the inferred CDS: deleted 1 base in 1 codon) yields the protein MEDEVRVRLQYALAMAFVDHQVQVVNIYQFVRSRYRWRRGQRRRGYWTRLWILRRRQFGLYDQLLVELRNEDRTAFKQFMRMPTEMYDEILARVEHRIQKQYTFYREPLPPGLKLSSTLRHLASGAKYRDMQFAWRVPHNTLSIVVREVCQAICDEYAAEVMTAPTAEGFIRRWNFPHTLAAIDGKHVAIKKPPRAEAFTTTTKVSSQ from the exons atgGAGGACGAGGTTAGGGTCAGGCTGCAATATGCCTTGGCCATGGCGTTTGTAGATCACCAAGTCCAGGTCGTCAACATTTACCAGTTTGTGAGGTCGCGGTACAGATGGAGAAGAGGCCAGAGAAGAAGAGGGTACTGGACCAGGCTGTGGATTCTTCGCAGACGTCAGTTTGGTCTCTACGACCAGCTCCTTGTAGAACTCCGCAATGAAGACCGGACAGCTTTCAAGCAATTTATGCGGATGCCGACAGAGATGTACGATGAAATTCTTGCCCGTGTTGAACACCGCATTCAGAAGCAGTACACCTTCTACCGTGAGCCTCTACCGCCAGGTCTCAAATTGTCATCCACTCTGAGACATCTGGCGTCTGGAGCTAAGTATAGGGATATGCAATTTGCATGGCGAGTTCCTCACAACACCCTCTCCATTGTCGTCCGAGAAGTCTGCCAGGCCATCTGCGATGAATATGCTGCTGAAGTGATGACTGCACCCACCGCCGAAGGCTTTATACGGAGATGGAATTTCCCCCATACCCTTGCTGCTATTGACGGAAAGCACGTCGCCATCAAGAAGCCTCCGAGA GCGGAAGCCTTTACTACAACTACAAAGGTTTCTTCTCAGTGA
- the LOC140161818 gene encoding epithelial discoidin domain-containing receptor 1-like, with the protein MVTSVCMRVELFGCLWQETCRSSLGMSDRRIPNNQLAASSVYGDDPLTYGPQNARLNLNLGGGAWCPDSVRPENTGGYEYLEINLINMTMVTAVSMQGRWDFGHGREYVKKFRLEYTTNDGSWMRYKDQNLETVFDGNSDTQTIKTVDLSPAIIATKVRIVPVVEKVTTECMRIELFGCLWQDPPVITQELRDESGLEDHPIAFICKASGHPTPTFEWMKGNKKIASNTRYTFMPIPNGYILWIELLRTRDNSQYSCVATNSEGSATTSANLHVFPCKYLACSLSDKRIISRTFLLKCDLQLIAPISGE; encoded by the exons ATGGTCACATCGGTGTGTATGAGGGTGGAACTCTTTGGATGTCTATGGCAAg AAACATGTCGTTCAAGTCTCGGCATGAGTGACAGACGGATACCAAATAACCAGCTAGCAGCTAGCTCTGTGTACGGTGATGATCCACTAACTTACGGACCACAAAATGCAAG ATTAAATTTAAACCTCGGTGGCGGGGCCTGGTGTCCAGACAGCGTACGACCAGAGAACACGGGTGGATATGAATACCTAGAGATAAACCTCATCAACATGACCATGGTCACTGCCGTTTCCATGCAGGGTCGTTGGGATTTCGGCCACGGTAGAGAATACGTTAAGAAGTTCCGTTTGGAATACACAACGAATGACGGGAGTTGGATGAGATATAAAGATCAGAATTTAGAAACA GTATTTGATGGTAACTCAGACACACAGACCATTAAGACTGTTGACCTAAGCCCAGCCATTATAGCCACCAAAGTCAGGATTGTTCCTGTAGTAGAGAAGGTCACAACGGAGTGTATGAGGATAGAGCTCTTTGGATGTCTATGGCAAG ATCCACCGGTGATAACTCAAGAGTTACGAGATGAGAGTGGTTTAGAGGACCATCCCATCGCCTTTATATGCAAAGCATCCGGGCACCCTACCCCTACATTTGAATGGatgaaaggaaacaaaaaaatAGCATCCAACACAAGATACACATTCATGCCCATACCAAATGGATACATTTTATGGATCGAACTACTGAGAACAAGGGACAATTCACAGTACTCGTGTGTCGCTACAAATTCTGAAGGTTCTGCGACAACATCAGCCAACCTGCATGTATTTCCATGTAAGTACCTTGCATGCTCATTATCGGATAAGAGAATCATAAGTCGGACTTTTCTTCTCAAATGcgatcttcagttgatagcaccaATCAGTGGAGAGTAA
- the LOC140161819 gene encoding discoidin domain-containing receptor tyrosine kinase B-like, which translates to MWRTLDWNITVLLLYFAAIGFAQLDSKTCRSGLGMSDRRIPDNQLAASSVYGDDPLTYGPQNARLNLNLGGGAWCPVSARPENTGGYEYLEINFINMTMLTAVSMQGRWDYGHGMELGSSVWNTQRMVRVGRDMQIRI; encoded by the exons ATGTGGAGAACTCTAGATTGGAATATTACAGTGCTCCTGCTGTATTTTGCTGCTATTGGATTTGCACAGCTCGATTCAA aaACATGTCGCTCAGGTCTTGGCATGAGTGATAGACGGATACCAGATAATCAACTAGCAGCTAGCTCTGTGTACGGTGATGATCCACTAACTTACGGACCACAAAATGCGAG ATTAAATTTAAACCTCGGTGGTGGGGCCTGGTGTCCAGTCAGCGCACGACCAGAGAACACGGGTGGATACGAGTATCTAGAGATCAACTTCATCAACATGACCATGCTCACTGCCGTTTCAATGCAGGGCCGTTGGGATTACGGCCATGGTATGGAACTAGGAAGTTCCGTTTGGAATACACAACGAATGGTGAGAGTTGGTCGAGATATGCAGATCAGAATTTAG